From the genome of Halobacteriovorax marinus SJ:
CCACTTGATAGCTTTCGAAGTTTTCTGAACTACTTGCAACGATTGGCTTACCGTATAGTACAACAATTCGGCTAAAGGGTTTTGGAAGTCTAAATTTATCCCAACTATTAAAGCTCCAATAACTCTCTGGAATAGGGAGATAGGGAATAATCACAGTTTCAGACTTTAAGGCCATATCGACAATTCCAGGCTTCACTTTCTTAGCAGGTCCCTTTGGGCCATCAACTGTCACGGCACCTGGGTAGCCTTCTTTGAGTTTTTCAATCATCTCAAGCTTGGCCTCTTTGCCGTTCTTATCAACACCTTGAGCATTACGAGAGCTTCCTCTCACGACAATGGTACCTATCTTGCGACAAGTGAAGGCAACCGGATCGGCGTCTTTAGATTTAGATACGATTACAATATGGGGATTTCCTACTTGAGCAAGAATACCGTGAAGAAGGTTCTGGTGCCAGATTCCAAGTAGGTAATTCTTATGCTTACTCTGAGACTGAGCATTCGCAATATTTTCAAGTCCAAGGTACTTATAGCGATAGCTTGCGCTAAATGCCTTAGCGATAAAATAAATTATATAGGAAAGAAACATTGAAACTCCGAGTTGCTTTTCTAGTATAGTAAAGCAACCGAAGTAAGCTTGAAACTATTTATTTCTTAAATGGTTAAAAAGGTGGTGAAGACCTTCTTTACTATTTGTCGACTTTTCTTTTTTGATTTTAGCTTTGATTTCGTTCTTTGATGTCGCTACTTGTGGACGTTTCATTATCGCGTGCTCAGGATGAATTCTATCTTCAGCAATACTAACTTTGATCGTTCTTCCATCAACAAGTGTGCCGTTAAGCCCTTTTACAGCGTCTTTGGCGGCCTTAATTGTTTGCATCTCTACAAAGGCAATACCTTTACTTCTATCAAGCTTTTCGTCTTGAATTAAATTCACTTTTACCACATAACCAAATGGCTTAAATAATTTTAATATACCGTAGTCATTTCTCTTGTAGCTAAGATTGCCAATATAAACAACTGGCTTTTGGATATCTTCATTTATATGAAGAGTTTTCGGTTTGTTAAAGGATTTCGTAGTTTTTCCGTTAACTGGTCTCATAATGCGCTCCTTGAATTTAAGTAGCGCTGAAACTAACATCAATTGGTAAACATTACTAGTAAAAGGGTAGTAATTTCACCATTAATAAAATGACTTCATATATCTCTTTGAAATGATCTTAAAGAGGTCTGCCTCTTCATTAGTATTGATATCAAAATTCATCGTACTTGGGTTTCCACTTGTACCAGAAGAGGAGTCCGACGACTTCTGACTCGCTAGAGAGCGGTGATTGTTAAAGAGTCTGCTCCTCCCTTCCTTTTCTAACTCTTGTCTTCTTTGTTGGAGTAGATCGGCTTCACCGATATATCCCCCTGATAGACCTTTGGGGACAGAGCGAGTGTTCTTACCTTTAAAGTTAAGAGTATTGGAATTAGCGCCTCTCTTGTTCTTTGAGTTTTTAAGAAGAGAGTTAAAGCGAGAATTAAATGAGTTTGAAGAACTTGAATTTCTAGAGTTTGAATTTGCAAAGCTCTTAAGTCCATTGCCACCACTAAACTTAACTTTGTCAGCACTTACTTTGCTCTTTGATTTAGACCAATTGATAGCGGCCATTTCACTAGACTCATTTTCGTTTTCTGAGTCAGTATCAAAGCTTCCAATGTTGATAGAGTCAAAGCTACTTGAGCTCACACCATCTAGGTCCGATCGCTGTGCTTTAAATCTTAGAGCTTTTTTAAAGTAGTCTTTAGATTTATCTCCATACTTTATGATGATGTCATTTGCTTGGTGAGCGGCCTTTCTATTTTGAATAAGGTTTGCTCCAGAGGCCTCAATTGCTCGCGTACAAGGTGCTTGAATTTCTAGATCAATTGCCTGTGAGGAATCTATTTTAAATTGGTCAGTGAATGCTTGAAAATCTTCAGAAGACTTTGACTTCACTCGACTCATTTTTTGTTGGCACTCTGAGAGTAGAGATTCCTTAGTGGGAAGAGCATCTCTAAGTTCACTGAGTCTCTCCATTTTAGCATCTAAGAGTGCAGCCCTATCGCTAGACATTGTTTGCAATGTCGTCTGCGCATCTTTAAAAGATTGTTGAGCAGCATCTTGTATATTCACATCATTTTTAACTTGTTCAATTCTATCTTTAGAAAGTTGATCGTATGTTTCTTCTTGTTGTTCTTTTTGTACAATCTCAGCAACTTCCATCTGGTTGTATTCATCTACCATCTTTACACAATCTGGAAAGTCTTGCGCCTCCGCTCCGTTGTACTCACATTCAATAGCACCATCATTTGAAGCAATGGTCTTACTACTTCCTGGATCAGCCTTAAAAAGATTTAAAAGATTTGCGAGAAAATTTCCTGGAGCAGATAGAATTTTACCTAGAAGAGATTTTGCACCATCTCCTCCAGGCATAAGATCAGCAGTTCTTGAATTTAAAAAAGAAGTGGCGGTACAATCTTGAATCTCTTGTGCTCTCTCTTTTGCCATATCAACTGCAACGTCATTTGTAATATTATCTCCAGCTCTTCCTTCGATATCTTCTTGAAGATCTAGGTAAGAGGCCCTAAAGGAATCTGATGCCTGGTCAGCACCACTACCATTAGAGTCCTTAACTTGTTGGGCCCAAGGTTTATTAGAGAGTTGCTGACATTTTTGATAGAGCTGTGATCCATCTTGAACTTCACCACCTTGAGCGCCGATAGACTGTGTAGAGATATTAGAAAATTGTGGATTATCTTGTGCTCTCATTGATTGAAAGTCTTCATCACTAATCATAGGTAGTGGAACTGAAGAGAAATTAGATTGCTCATAACCGAGCATGGCCTTTTCTTTGTCGATCCACTGTGATTGTAATTGATCGTGGTGGGCATAGATGATTGTAGGACTCCCATCGGCCATGAGTTTTAATAATTTCTCTGGCAGAGTTCCATTGGGAACTGCAAAGCAGCCATGACTTCTTCCGTTTCTTGTGCCTTCGGGGAGATTGAATCTCACATACGCTGAATTGTGAAATATAATAAGTCTTTCGTAAGCATTATCATTTTCACCAGGATCTAGCCCGTAGAGGAACATTGCTTTTGAAAACTTACTCCAGTTTTTCCTTGTTCCTGTTTTATAAAAACCTAGTGAAGACTTTTTAGTTCCATTTGTATTTGAAAAGTATTGTGACATCAACTCCCCAGTTCTCGCACCATGGGAAACAGGAACATTGTATAGAAATCTTCCCTGCGAAAGATCGAAGAAGTACCATCTATGTCGATTACTAGGTTCGTTGAAATCAATTATAGAAAAAATAGGAGAGTCACTAGTTTTTCCTTGAGCTGCGAGGCTGTAGTAACCAGTGATTCCTTTTGAGAATGCATCAAAGTCTATTCCAGAGTTCTTCCCAAATTGACTATACATTTGTGACAATGTCATATCCCAATCTTGTTGGGCGTGGGCCATTGAAAATAATAGCGAAAATAAGAGAAAAACTTTTTTTAAATACATAGCTATATCCTAGCTTATGTATCGGTTTTTCCCCTATAAAGTTTAGTTATATTGGGAGGTTAGTTATTGATATTACGTGATATCAAGAGCTTCACTAGATTAAGGTAAGAGATCTTAAAGCATGCCTTAGGACTTAAAAAATGGGCATTCTACTTCTGGCACTTAGGACAGTAGTAAGTTCCTCTCTGAGCAAGGTAGAGCTTCTTCACTGGAGTCTCATGGCAGAGTTGGCAAATCTTTTGATAGAAGACGACTAGGTGACCGACACCATTTCCTTTTGATCCCGTCGTATCAGCGTAGCCACCTTGAAAAGTTGTCCCACCTGTTTGCGTGGCCCCATCAATAACTACGGCAGTGGCCTTATGCATTTTTATGATTTCATCTTTAGTGAGAGACTTATTTCTTCTAGTTGGTCTTACGCCGGCTCGAGCGCAAATTTCATTGACGATATAATTTCCCGTTCCTGCGTAGAGTTTCTGATCGAGTAGGTGAACTTTGATTTGTCGATTGGGATACTTCTTAATTGTTGTGCTTAAATACTCTGGAGTATAGGCCTTATCTTTTAGATCAACTCCAAGCTCATCGAGTTTTTCCTGAGTTTGCAATTTATCTAATTGATACATATGACCAAAGCGGCGCGGATCAACGTAGCTTAAATATCCACCTTTATGTTTAATGCATAGGTGATTATGTTTTACACCATTAGGATCAGTGGGTTTCTCTTTTCCTATTCTCCATCCACCAGTCATACCCAAGTGACTCAAGAGAAATTCATTCTTATCCAACTCAAAGTAGAGTAGCTTACCCTTTCTGTGAACAGCAATAATCTTTCTACCACTCAATTCAATCGGCGTATGTGCAATCCCCGAAATCACTTTCGACTGAGTACACTCCAGCACCTTAATCGGCATGATCTCGTTTAATTGATTCTTAATTGTTTCGACTTCGGGTAGTTCGGGCATACATCCACCTTAATTAATTTGATAACTATTTTACCCATTTTAGATTAGGAATAAAAGATACATCTTAAGAATAAGTATTCGATTTATATAGAATATTTTCGTAATACTTTCATTATTGCCTCTTGTAGTTGGTAAATTTACCAACTGTGTGGTATATTGGAGGTAGCTTTGATTGAAAGACCTAGTGCTTTAGAAATTGTTGAAGCTAGTATTGAGTTTAATTTTCTAAACTATACAAAGTTAGAAATTGATTTAGCTCATGTAAATAAAGATGGTAGGTCTTCTTACACTTGTGAAGATGTTGCTGAGATTGTTTCACATTTGTTAAATGATCTTAGACTAGAGGCCAGTGATGAGAAGAGTTTTGGTGAAGAAATCTGCTCGTACTTTGTTAGAAGTGGTGAGTTTAAAGATAAGAGATATAAACTGGTATTTTGTGTATGTAGCGATAGACCAGAATCAATTGGAGTAATAACACTCCATAGAGTGAGGTAAGTATGAATCCTTATGAAGTAGACATTGATAAGTTACAAGAGTCTAAGGAAGTTAAAGATGAAAAAGAGCTTTTAAAATTAAAGCTTGTTTCAGCTTTTTTAAAGGCAAGTTCAAAAATGTCATCAGAAGAGATTATTTCTCTTACAGGCCTTCACAAGTCTGATCTTTCAAGACTTCGTTCGATGAACGTTAAGAGATTTACGATTGATAAGATTGTAGGGTTACTTGATGATTTAGGTTTTTCTACTAAGATCGATGTTGCTAGGAAAGAGGCTTCTTAGATTGATTGGGACACCAAATATAGAGAAGTTTTGGTCAACTTTAAGCATTCTTTCGTATAAAGTTAAGTATATGGAAATTAGAACAATAGATGAAAGTGAATATTCAAATGCAAAAGCACTCCTTTTAAAATGTTATAAAAAGCAAGCTCCGATGCATATAATTGAAAAAGAAGAAACTCTTGCATGTGTCAAGGATGAAAGAGTTATTGGTATAGCTTCATTATGGAGGAATCAATTACCTTAGACCAGTCAGGTGGTAGGTTAATATACACAGTTATTAAAGATGCTATTGTAATTAAAGTAATTAAGATTACATCTGATCACGATTATTCATAGGAGGCCAGTATTATGAGTTTTAAAACTGGAAAATTGACAACAGGTAAAATTCTAAAGGCATTTCGTAATAGATTTGGCCTTACTCAAAAAGAGGTTGCAAGTGCTGTTGGTGTATCTATCTCTAATCTGTCGGCACTAGAAAATGATAAAAGAAATATAGGTGCTGAATTAGCTGGAAGATTTTCTGTCATTTATGGAGTCAGAGTTGAAAGACTTCTATTTCCTAATGGGCTTAAAGAGTTAAAGGGCTATAAGAAGTTAGAAAGACTTAAAAGTAAGTTACAGGATGCAGCCTAATTATCAAGAAACGCAAAAACAGAAATTGGAATTAAAGACAATTGACTTTGTTGGCTTATTTGTTGTTTTTTGTTCCGTAGTTTCTATATTTGATGAACGTTATTATCTCTCTGATTTATTAAGCTCTTTTCGCTTTCAATATCTGAATTTTCTAGTTGCTTGGTTACTGTATACTTTAGTTATTCGAAAAAAAATCTTTATTGTTAGCGCATTAATTCCTATTGCTTTAAATCTTTTTTACCTTGCTCCAACATGGATTGTGGACAAAATTGATAAAGCTGATCTGAAGATTTATTTTGCGAATTTATTAAGTAGTAATGATAAGTATGACCTTGTTATAAATGATATTCTTAAGAAAAGTCCCAACCTAGTTGTTTTACAAGAAGTTACTCAAGCTTGGGAAAAAGAATTAAGTAAATTATCAAAAAAGTATCCTTACAAAGTTGTAGTGTCTCGTGAAGATAACTTTGGAATCGCAGTCTATTCAAGTATTGAGTTTAAATCTTATAGGACATTTATAAGTTCTGCAGGGTTAGAATCATTATTGGTAGCGCTAAAAGTGTCCAATGAAAATATAACAATGTAAAAGTGAATTCTTCTTTTCTGCTCTTCAATTTCCTTAAAGCGTTGGTCATTGATTGGCCTATTCACATGAAGCCATACTCTTTTTACTTTTAAAGATATTGATTTTAAAAAAGATGAAATATTGAATTTTAATAAAACCATTTAATCCCCCTGATTAATTTCAGTTCGTTTCTGGTTTTATATATTGCGGATTACGTGCCAAGTTTTGAAAATTGGTATGCTTGAATGATTTTGATAGCTTATGGAAATAGAGGGTAAATTATGAGAAATAAACTATCGCACTAAAGTATCGCGCGATAGTTTAAAGTATTGCATGGTTGCGATAGTTTTTTGGTTGTCTGTTTTTGAATGGATGACCAATACTTAACAGGGGGAGCTAAATCAAGTAATGTTGTACTTTAATAAAAAAAGAGCACCCAAATATTTGGGTGCCCTAAATTATATATCTTGTTTTTAATTTAATATAATTCAATTATCTAGATTCTTCCTTTCCCTTTGACAGAAATATCAGCTTCACATGAATCTTGTCCTTGGAAATCTCTTATACTACGCTTATCAACAATTTCACAGCTCTTAAAATATTCTGAACATAAAGTTTTTGCTTGTTGAGTGGCCGCACGCAATGCTCTTTCACAGTTTTCATCAATATTAAGAAATTCATCATTTGAAGTAAAATTAGCAAAGAATTTCTTAGGTTTATACCAAGTTGATTCAAATTCTAAATAATAGGAATTAGAAAACTTAATATCTTCATAGTCTTCATTGCCTCTAAAAACTGTTTTTTCTTGCCCATCTATTTTATTCGTCAAATAAATCTTTTGCTCAGAAGGATTCAAAGAAATAGAAGTACTGAAGTAGCCACTAAAATATCTTGACGTTGAAAACCAAGAACTATGTAGACTCGCTTCTGAAAAAGACTTTTTATCTTCATCGCATAAAATCATCCCTTGATCCACATTGTTACAATTTTTATAGTAAATACTATTTTTGGATGTTTTATTCAAAATTTTGTTGGAATTATAGAAGAACTGAGAACTTAACCAAAAAGGCTGATGAATAACACTTGGTACACGCTCAATTTCGCGACAATAATTATCGCGATGTAATGGAGTCAAAAAGTGAACTTTAACACTTTCTTTTGAAAAACTTAGATATAAATTACAAGGAGAATGTGAACCTTTTAAAGTATAAAATCCATCGTCAAAATGATCATTTAGGCTACTGGCATAAGCAGTAAGTGAAAAAAGCGAGAATATTATTGGAATTAGTTTAGATCTCATATGGGTGTCTCCTTCTATATTTTTTGAAATTTATATAAAATAAATATAAATCTGGCAAAATAATAACCTAGAGCCCCACCTTAAATACAGGAAAGAACATACATATTTGACTAAAATATCTACTTTTTTAGATGTCCCAATTGATAGTGCACTGTGGTGGAGTTATGCCAGAACCTTGTTCTCAGCCTTAATTCTAATCAAAAATAGGGACATACTTAAGAGGTAAAGGTAAATATTCGACGTATTCAGCACTAACCACCCAACCTGAGCAATAGCATAGCCAAGATACATAGGGTGGCTCACAAAGCGATATAAGCCTTTAGTGATTTTCTCCCCACGCTTGGCAGGAGATACCCCTAACTTTGTTCCAAGGTCAATTGTGGCCAAAGTGACAATTAGAAAACCTACAATAGTAAATAGGTTTGCTATTAGGGAATGAAGTCTTGTTTCCATCCCTAGAGGGGCAGATAAATATAGTAGAGGTAGACCGCTGGATAGGTAAGCTACTGTGGCCATGATTTTACTTGTAAAACTAAGTGATTGTTAGTACTGATGTAGATGCCCATTGGAACGCTTCCTTCGGGTGCAGACCACGCTGAAGCACCCTTTAATACTACTATCTCATTGATTTAATTAGTTGTTCAATAAGTCGGGTCTATTCATCGGGTAGTTCGGGCATATTTATACTTTGTTAGGCTGAATTTAAACTAGTTCGTTCTACTGTCGTGTTCTTGTTGTCTTTTCTCATCATTCACCATAGTGGTAATCATATATTTAACTTCTAGTTAATTGCTCTTATATAATCAAATGTAACAGTTTATAATAGTTACTATACATTCTTAGTACTTCAAAAGTAGACGAAGAATTTTTAAGGGTCATTTTATGAGCAAACAATTTTGGATAGATCAATTCGCACCAACTGACTCTGAGTTACAATCTAGCTTTCTTAATCTAAATATTACTGACTGTAAGAGTACTGTTGAAGAGATTGGGTTTTCTTCTGCTAGTGGAGTGTCGTACGACAGTGCTGAGAATAGAGTATTTGGATTTGATGAGATTGTTGTTAAGTTTTATCGTCCGGGTAGATGGTCTAAAGAGGCCATAGAAGAAGAGTTTGTATTTTTAAAGGACCTACAAGATCATGGTGTGTCCTTTGTTAGGCCAATTGGTGAGGTCGGCACGTGGAAAGGTTTAAACTATATTGTATATGAAAGAGTGGCAAGGCCCTATGTGGATGATCGATCTATTCTTGATGAAGAGTCAGTTAAGAGAATGGTTCATACTGTCGCGCAAATTCACAAAGTCGGCGCAAAGAGAGAAGCATCTCATCGACCATTCTTTAACCCTAAAGATATGGGTGAAGGTTGTTTTGAAGTAATTCAAAGAGCTGGTTTTTTACCTACTTCGCAATTTAAACGTTATGAAGACGTAATCAGTGAGTTAGTTAGGAAAGTCGCTTCATTTGGAGATATTCCTATTCAAAGGATTCATGGGGATACTTATAGTGGCAATGTCTTATGGAAGGGGAGTCATCCCATCTTTATGGATCTCGATGACTTTCAAGTCGGGCCTGTTGCCATTGATGTTAAATTACTTAGCTTTCCATGGAGATTGGATTCATTATCAGAACAGATGGATAGGCGTGAGAGACGTGCCATTCAAAATGAAATGGTTCTAAAATTTTATAGAGAAGTGAATGACTTTCCTAAAGAGTGGGAGAAACTCTTTCCACTTTTAAGTGTCTATAGAGATATTCAATTTGATGCTTGGTTTTCTGCCAGATGGAATGAGCCGGGCTTTGCTAAGAACTACGAAGATGATGATATAACCCAAGAGAGTTGGTGGCTTGAGAACCTAGAGGGGCTTGAGGATTTACTCAATAGCTAGAGTGCTGAATTGTAATTTTTTAATCATTAAACAATGACCGAATAAAGCTCTCAGCATCCATTCTATGGGGAATGCGATTACTTCCTGACCATAGAGACATAAACTCTGTGCTACCTGATTCCTCTGTAACTTTCTTAAGTGGTGCGACCAAAGTCGATGCGTAGGGAAATTCTGGTACGTCTTTAGCTATTGGACCGACCTCATTTATAAATCTATTTCTAATTCCTCGTGCGGGTCTTCCACTGAAAATATTTGTTACAACTGTTTCTCCGTTTCCATGTAGGGATTCTCTATATAGGGGAGAGAGTGGAACTTCTGGACAAAAGAGAAAGGCGGTTCCTAGTTGTACAGCGCTTGCGCCACTTTTTAGAGCTTGCTCTACATCACTTGCACTTGCTATTCCACCGGCGGCTATAATAGGTAATGTGATTTTAGATCTCATTGCGCTTATAAGGGAGTTTGTAGGCAGTTGCTCATCAGTGTCTGTTAGAAAGGTCGCACGGTGACCACCGGCCTGTGTGCCTTGAGCAATAATAATATCGCAGCCTCTTTCTTCAAGCCATAGGGCTTCGGAAACAGTTGTCGCTGAGGAGAGTATGATGGCACCAGTGTTTTTCACTCGCTCTAAAAGTCTTGGTTCAGGAAGTCCAAAGTGAAAACTAACTACAGTTGGTCTTAGTTCTTCAACGAGTTCACAAAATGTGTCGTTGAACGGAGCACGTGTTGCACTTACTCTTTTCTTATCGGGATCTAATCCAAACTCTTGGTAGTATGGGAGTAGGCGCTCTTTCCAACGCTCTTGTTGTTCACTACTTTCTTCTCTTTGTTGATGGGCAAAGAAGTTTAGATTTATTGATCCAGAAGTTTCTGATTTAATTCTTTCGTATGCGCTGCGAATTTCATCAGGAGTTAGCATGGCACAGGCAATAGACCCTAGTCCACCAGCTCTTATGACTGCCGAGGCCAGTTCAATGGTATTAATTCCGGCCATAGGGGCCTGTATAATTGGTTTTTCTATTTTTAAAATTTTCATGAGATGAGTATTCAAGTCATTCATAAAGTGTCCTCAATGAGTTTTATAAGTACGATCAGTCTTTGGATTTCTACTGACTAAGTAGGTACTTAATTATGCTCTTAAATACACCGGGGAATCTGTTCTCTAATTCTTCAGTTCTTAGGGTATTATAATGTTCTTTTCCTTCTATTTGAGTTTGAACAATTCCAGAGCTTCTAAGGATTTTAAAGTGGTGAGACATGCTAGATTTAGGTCTATCTAATTGAAGATCGCCACAAGTCATAGCTTCATTAGTACTTGCCATGAGTCGTATAATCTCAACTCTTGCAGGATCAGACAGTGCATACATTACATCTGTAATATCTATGTCTTCAATATTGGGTAGTTTCATGAGTCTCATACTTCCACTATAACACGCAGGTTGACTTAATTCCAATGTTCGAATATATTCGTACTATCGAACCATTTGGGAGCTATATCTATTCCTAAAAGGGGGAGATTTGAATCTCTACAATAGGAATTTATGAAAAATAAAACTGCGCTAAGTCTATTCTCTCTGGCCATAGGAGCCTTTGGAATTGGTTTTACTGAATTTGTCATAATGGGGCTACTTCCTGAAATCGCTTCATCAATGAATGTCACCATACCTGAGGCTGGTTACTATATTTCTTCTTATGCTTTAGGAGTTGTCATTGGCGCTCCACTGCTAACAATATTTGGAAGAACATTACCGCCTAGAAAGATGCTCATCTATCTAATGGCCATCTTCGCTGTCTTTAATGGAGTTTCCGCTCTCGCGCCTAATTCAATTTCTTTAATCTTATTAAGATTTTGTTCAGGTCTTCCTCACGGAGCTTTCTTTGGAGTAGGTGCTGTCGTCGCAGGAAAGATTTCCGCTCCTGGAAAAGAAGCTTCTTCTTTTGCAGCAATGATGTCAGGTCTAACTATCAGTAATATCATCGGTGTTCCATTTGGGACTTACCTTGGTCAAGCAACGAGTTGGAGATTCTCTTTCGCGTTAGTTGGATTGATTGGTTTACTCGCTATTCTTTGTATTTATATCTGGGTTCCAAAGATCAAGCATGAGGCTCCAAAAGATCTTTCTCATGACTTCAAAATTTTTAAAAACCCAAGGCTTTGGTATATTATCGCAGTAATGTCTATTGGATTCGGTGCTTTCTTTGCTTGGTTTAGCTATATTACGCCAATACTTCTTAAAGTTACTAATGTGTCTCAGGGTCATATTCCTTATGTTCTAGCTTTTGCTGGTGTTGGAATGACGTTTGGAAATTGGCTAGGAGGTAAATTAGGAGATACGCTCTCACCAATTAAAGCGGGGATATTTTTACTGGTTTCTATGATTATTATACTAACTCTCGACGCTTCGTTGGCCCAGTATAAAATACCAACATATATTCTCACTTTCTTAACGGGAGCAAAT
Proteins encoded in this window:
- a CDS encoding MFS transporter — its product is MKNKTALSLFSLAIGAFGIGFTEFVIMGLLPEIASSMNVTIPEAGYYISSYALGVVIGAPLLTIFGRTLPPRKMLIYLMAIFAVFNGVSALAPNSISLILLRFCSGLPHGAFFGVGAVVAGKISAPGKEASSFAAMMSGLTISNIIGVPFGTYLGQATSWRFSFALVGLIGLLAILCIYIWVPKIKHEAPKDLSHDFKIFKNPRLWYIIAVMSIGFGAFFAWFSYITPILLKVTNVSQGHIPYVLAFAGVGMTFGNWLGGKLGDTLSPIKAGIFLLVSMIIILTLDASLAQYKIPTYILTFLTGANAMALVAPLQLLLINNAKESPFLGASLGQAAFNVGNSIGALLGGLPIAAGYILSSSWWVGVVLAFLGLLIILKLKSFRINDIQEEVLEVVN
- a CDS encoding phosphotransferase, which encodes MSKQFWIDQFAPTDSELQSSFLNLNITDCKSTVEEIGFSSASGVSYDSAENRVFGFDEIVVKFYRPGRWSKEAIEEEFVFLKDLQDHGVSFVRPIGEVGTWKGLNYIVYERVARPYVDDRSILDEESVKRMVHTVAQIHKVGAKREASHRPFFNPKDMGEGCFEVIQRAGFLPTSQFKRYEDVISELVRKVASFGDIPIQRIHGDTYSGNVLWKGSHPIFMDLDDFQVGPVAIDVKLLSFPWRLDSLSEQMDRRERRAIQNEMVLKFYREVNDFPKEWEKLFPLLSVYRDIQFDAWFSARWNEPGFAKNYEDDDITQESWWLENLEGLEDLLNS
- a CDS encoding Fpg/Nei family DNA glycosylase, with amino-acid sequence MPELPEVETIKNQLNEIMPIKVLECTQSKVISGIAHTPIELSGRKIIAVHRKGKLLYFELDKNEFLLSHLGMTGGWRIGKEKPTDPNGVKHNHLCIKHKGGYLSYVDPRRFGHMYQLDKLQTQEKLDELGVDLKDKAYTPEYLSTTIKKYPNRQIKVHLLDQKLYAGTGNYIVNEICARAGVRPTRRNKSLTKDEIIKMHKATAVVIDGATQTGGTTFQGGYADTTGSKGNGVGHLVVFYQKICQLCHETPVKKLYLAQRGTYYCPKCQK
- a CDS encoding ArsR/SmtB family transcription factor, whose product is MRLMKLPNIEDIDITDVMYALSDPARVEIIRLMASTNEAMTCGDLQLDRPKSSMSHHFKILRSSGIVQTQIEGKEHYNTLRTEELENRFPGVFKSIIKYLLSQ
- a CDS encoding NAD(P)H-dependent flavin oxidoreductase; translated protein: MNDLNTHLMKILKIEKPIIQAPMAGINTIELASAVIRAGGLGSIACAMLTPDEIRSAYERIKSETSGSINLNFFAHQQREESSEQQERWKERLLPYYQEFGLDPDKKRVSATRAPFNDTFCELVEELRPTVVSFHFGLPEPRLLERVKNTGAIILSSATTVSEALWLEERGCDIIIAQGTQAGGHRATFLTDTDEQLPTNSLISAMRSKITLPIIAAGGIASASDVEQALKSGASAVQLGTAFLFCPEVPLSPLYRESLHGNGETVVTNIFSGRPARGIRNRFINEVGPIAKDVPEFPYASTLVAPLKKVTEESGSTEFMSLWSGSNRIPHRMDAESFIRSLFND
- a CDS encoding methyltransferase family protein → MATVAYLSSGLPLLYLSAPLGMETRLHSLIANLFTIVGFLIVTLATIDLGTKLGVSPAKRGEKITKGLYRFVSHPMYLGYAIAQVGWLVLNTSNIYLYLLSMSLFLIRIKAENKVLA
- a CDS encoding lysophospholipid acyltransferase family protein, with amino-acid sequence MFLSYIIYFIAKAFSASYRYKYLGLENIANAQSQSKHKNYLLGIWHQNLLHGILAQVGNPHIVIVSKSKDADPVAFTCRKIGTIVVRGSSRNAQGVDKNGKEAKLEMIEKLKEGYPGAVTVDGPKGPAKKVKPGIVDMALKSETVIIPYLPIPESYWSFNSWDKFRLPKPFSRIVVLYGKPIVASSSENFESYQVELESSLNDLEEKAKEALVNWKNLSSKNWHQNK
- a CDS encoding RNA recognition motif domain-containing protein, with amino-acid sequence MRPVNGKTTKSFNKPKTLHINEDIQKPVVYIGNLSYKRNDYGILKLFKPFGYVVKVNLIQDEKLDRSKGIAFVEMQTIKAAKDAVKGLNGTLVDGRTIKVSIAEDRIHPEHAIMKRPQVATSKNEIKAKIKKEKSTNSKEGLHHLFNHLRNK
- a CDS encoding murein L,D-transpeptidase catalytic domain-containing protein, coding for MYLKKVFLLFSLLFSMAHAQQDWDMTLSQMYSQFGKNSGIDFDAFSKGITGYYSLAAQGKTSDSPIFSIIDFNEPSNRHRWYFFDLSQGRFLYNVPVSHGARTGELMSQYFSNTNGTKKSSLGFYKTGTRKNWSKFSKAMFLYGLDPGENDNAYERLIIFHNSAYVRFNLPEGTRNGRSHGCFAVPNGTLPEKLLKLMADGSPTIIYAHHDQLQSQWIDKEKAMLGYEQSNFSSVPLPMISDEDFQSMRAQDNPQFSNISTQSIGAQGGEVQDGSQLYQKCQQLSNKPWAQQVKDSNGSGADQASDSFRASYLDLQEDIEGRAGDNITNDVAVDMAKERAQEIQDCTATSFLNSRTADLMPGGDGAKSLLGKILSAPGNFLANLLNLFKADPGSSKTIASNDGAIECEYNGAEAQDFPDCVKMVDEYNQMEVAEIVQKEQQEETYDQLSKDRIEQVKNDVNIQDAAQQSFKDAQTTLQTMSSDRAALLDAKMERLSELRDALPTKESLLSECQQKMSRVKSKSSEDFQAFTDQFKIDSSQAIDLEIQAPCTRAIEASGANLIQNRKAAHQANDIIIKYGDKSKDYFKKALRFKAQRSDLDGVSSSSFDSINIGSFDTDSENENESSEMAAINWSKSKSKVSADKVKFSGGNGLKSFANSNSRNSSSSNSFNSRFNSLLKNSKNKRGANSNTLNFKGKNTRSVPKGLSGGYIGEADLLQQRRQELEKEGRSRLFNNHRSLASQKSSDSSSGTSGNPSTMNFDINTNEEADLFKIISKRYMKSFY
- a CDS encoding endonuclease/exonuclease/phosphatase family protein — translated: MELKTIDFVGLFVVFCSVVSIFDERYYLSDLLSSFRFQYLNFLVAWLLYTLVIRKKIFIVSALIPIALNLFYLAPTWIVDKIDKADLKIYFANLLSSNDKYDLVINDILKKSPNLVVLQEVTQAWEKELSKLSKKYPYKVVVSREDNFGIAVYSSIEFKSYRTFISSAGLESLLVALKVSNENITM
- a CDS encoding helix-turn-helix transcriptional regulator, producing the protein MSFKTGKLTTGKILKAFRNRFGLTQKEVASAVGVSISNLSALENDKRNIGAELAGRFSVIYGVRVERLLFPNGLKELKGYKKLERLKSKLQDAA
- a CDS encoding XRE family transcriptional regulator; the encoded protein is MNPYEVDIDKLQESKEVKDEKELLKLKLVSAFLKASSKMSSEEIISLTGLHKSDLSRLRSMNVKRFTIDKIVGLLDDLGFSTKIDVARKEAS